AGTAATTTGACTTGTTGTTTAATTTGTTTTTTAAGTTCTGAATTCTTCAATATCGAATTGCCATTTGAAAGAATTGTGTGAATAATTTGGGCTAACTCATTTCATTTTGTAAAGTTTCTCGAAGTCATTGCGGCAACGCCAATACGTATTCCCGAAGAAACCATTGGGCTTAATGTGTCATTTGGAATTGTATTTTTATTAACTGTTATGTTGAATTTTTCTAGTAAATTTTCGGCTTCTTTACCAGTTGTTCCATAACTTTTGTGAACATTAATTGTGAATAAATGGTTTTCAGTTTTGCCCGATACTATTTCAATGTTGTTTGCCAAAAATCATTCGCTAAATTGTTTGGCATTTTTAACAATATTTTTGCCATATTGTTTAAATTCTGGCTTTAGTGCTTCACCAAAAGCCACTGCTTTTCCAGCAATTGCATGGAAAAGCGGACCGCCTTGATAACCAGGGAACACCCATCTATCGACTTTTTTAGCAATTTCTTCATCATTTGTCATTATTATTGCACCACGAGCGCCACGAAGTGTTTTGTGTGTTGTTGAGGTAATTATGTCTGCATAACCAACAGGACTTGGATGTACGCCAGCAATAATTAATCCCGAAATATGTGCGATATCAGCCATCAATTTTGCCCCACAAGCATCGGCAATTTCTCTGAATTTTGCAAAATCAATAATTCTTGGATATGCAGAATACCCACAAATAATAACAGCAGGTTTTTCTTTAATAGCTAATTGCTTAATTGCTTCATAATCCAATACTCCATTATCATCGACATCATAGGAAACTGAATTGTAAAAAATCCCGCTAAAGCTAATTTTATAGCCGTGAGTTAAATGCCCACCAGAATTTAATGATAGTCCCATTATTTTATCACCTGTTTTAGCAACTGCAGCTAGCGCTGCTGCATTTGCTACTGAACCTGAATAAGGTTGAACATTGGCAAATTTAACATTGAACAATTTTTTTAATCTATCAATTGCAATCTTTTCAACTTTATCAACATGTTCGCAACCCCCATAATATCTTCTATCTGGATATCCTTCGCCATATTTATTTGTTAAAACACTACCAACTGCGTTTAAAACATCATTAGAAACATAGTTTTCTGATGCAATTAGTTCGATGTGGTCTTGTTGTCTTCTTTTTTCAGCGTTGATTGCATTTTGAATTTCTTTATCTTTAAGTTTAATATTTTTGTACATGTTAACTCCTAGTTATATTGTTCGTTTATTTTTTCAATTGTTGTTGAATCTGCACAAATTCTAATTGTTATTTTTTTGACGTTTTCAATTGAATATGAATCGATTTGGTAAATTGAGAAGATATTAAAATTATTTTTGATTTCATCGATTTTTGATGATATGTTTGCTTTAATATCTAGTTCAAATGTTATATCAATGGTTTTAAGAGGCGACTGGTTGTATGATTCAAAAGTAATGTCAATTTGATTTTTGATATCCATAAATTCAGCTACTCATAAGTTGTGTTGTGAGTATTTTGGATGAATCTGACCAATTCAACCAATCATCTGACCACCAAGCATAATTTTTGCTGATGTATTTGGATGAATATATTCATTATCTTTGAAAGGAATAAATTCAATTTCGTTATTTTTCAAATAGTTTATGATGTCTTGTTTGATTTCAAAGAAATCTTTAATATTTGAAATAAGGCCAATTGTATATTTGTTATTATTTATCATTCCAAATTCAAAAAATGAAAACTTATCAATTTTTCTTTTTAAATTATAGTCAGCGGCTTGAATCATTGATGATATTATTGAGTTTCTAATTTGTTCGCGTTCTTTTGACACAAACGTTTGTAATTTAATTGTATTTGGGAAATTAAATGGGTTTAAAAAGTTAGTTTGTTCGCTTTCTAATGTGAAGGTTCTTATCTCATTGTAGCCCATTGATTGAAGCAGATTTTTACTAATATCTCTTCGGTCTACTTTGAATGGAAGTAGTGTTGGTGCAATTGGTTCAAAATTAGTGTATCCATAAAATCTAAAGTATTCTTCAATGATATCCTCATAATTATTGATATCTTTTCGATAATTTGGAGCAATCAATCTGTTTTTATCCATTCGAAAACCAATAGTTTTTAATTTTTGTTCAACCTCATCAAAACGAGATAATTCTCTTATATCGCAGTTGGCGTAAAGTGCTAATTTGTGTCTATTTTGCAACACTGAATTACCGATTTTTTCAGAAGGCATTCCAACAATATTGCTGAATTGAACTTTATCAAGGTGAGCTTTATACTGTAAGTATTGCATACCAAAACGAACCATTTGACTATTAACACCACGCCCTGCTTGAATTGATGAAGCAGTATCAAATTTAATTTCTTTTGCTCCATGTCTAACTATTTTCGAGTCAAAAGAACCAATTTCAAAGGTAACATTTTCAGTTTTTTCATCAACTTTTGTATTTTCAAGACCCATAACAGAAGCTAATGAAATAGCCCCTTTTTTATTTGTGATTGCTAAAACATTGTTTACTTGTTGTGTTTTATCACCTAGTAGACAAACTTCGCCAGTAAATATTTCACAACCTAGTTTTGAACCAATTTTGTCTTTATCATAAGCATGAGTGGGTGCTCCAGTGTAAATAAGAGCTAGATTTGTAACATCAATTGCTCAAATATTTTTAGCTTCAACACCATGTTTTGCTAAAAATAACATATCTTTAAGCGAACTTTTTTTGTTTTTTGCATGAACATCTAAAAATGATAATGAATTGCAATTTTTCCTTGAAACACTAATTGTTGATTTGAATTTTGGCTTAATTGATTTGTTTTTTCAATTGAATCAGTCAAATTTTGTATTTAAATATGCAGCAATTTCTTGAGCAAGAACATAATATGAATTAGCATCAGGTCTATTTGCCGGAGTTGTTATATCAATAATATAGTCATCAAGGTCAAAATATTCAACTGGGTCTTTGTCAAGAGGTAATTTTTGATTTAGCATCATTAAATCTTCTTGATTGAAAGGTAATTTTGAAATATCGTAACCTAATTCTGAAAAATTGCATAGCATTCCTTGTGATTCAATGCCGGCCATTTTTTTAGCACCAAAAACTATTTCACCTTTTTGCGAACCAACAACAAATGCAGTTGTGTAGGCACCAACTTTTGCGTTTTTAGCATTAGTTTGAATTGTAATTTTTTCATCGTTTGCTAATTCAAGTTCAACAACTGTTAAATTTTTTGAATTTGGGTTAGGGTACACATTAATAACTTTTGCAAATTTTACACCTTTAACATCGCTCAAAGGAGTTATGCTTTCAACTTCGTAACCAAGATTGTTAATTACTTTTTCGATTGATAAATCAAGCTTGATATTGGGCATAAATTTATTTAATTCTTTAAGGGTAATAATCATATTATTTTTCCTTTCTCATTGAAAAATCAATTGATTTGGTTAATTTACTATTTACTTTTCTAAAAAAATTTGAGTCTTTAAATGATTGATTTGTGCGTGTGTATGATAGTGGTGAAGGATGCGAGGTATAAATTATTTGATTTTCGCTGATTTTGCCACTTTCGATCAAGGGTTTTATAAATTGATAAGACTGCTTACCTCATAATCCAAAAATTACATTCTGATTTATATTAGCAATAAATTCAATTAATTTAAAAACAAATTGCTGTCAACCTATATCATTATGCGAGTTAGCCTTAAATTCTTCAACTGTTAAAACAGTGTTGATTAATAAAACTCCTTGTTTAGCTCAAAAATCCAATGAATAAGTTTCAAAAATACTGTTTGGATAATCTTTTTTAACTTCTTTAATTATGTTAGCTAAACTTTTTGGGCATTTTTTCAATCTTGTGCTGAATGCTAAGCCATCAGCTTGATTAGGATTGTGATATGGGTCTTGACCAATGATTATTAATCTAGTTTCATTGGGTTCAAAAAACGTTAGAGCTCTAAATCAATCTGATTTTTTTGGTCAAATAACATTATTTTTAGATGAATTATTAACTTTTTCTAAAATTAATTTGAAATAATCCTGCTTTGACTCATTTTCAAGAAAATCGTAAAATTTATTTTTCTTTGTAAAACTGTTTAAGTGTTCGCAAATCATTATTGTAAAATTCCCGAATATCTTTAATGTTGTATTTAATCATCGCTAGCCTTTCAATACCCATTCCAGCGGCAAATCCATTGTATTTTTTATTGTCATAGCCGGCCAATTTCATGACATTTGGGTGCAACATTCCAGCTCCTAGCACTTCAATTCAACGGTTTTTGTAAAAAATATCTACTTC
The genomic region above belongs to Mycoplasmopsis bovigenitalium and contains:
- the glyA gene encoding serine hydroxymethyltransferase, with the protein product MYKNIKLKDKEIQNAINAEKRRQQDHIELIASENYVSNDVLNAVGSVLTNKYGEGYPDRRYYGGCEHVDKVEKIAIDRLKKLFNVKFANVQPYSGSVANAAALAAVAKTGDKIMGLSLNSGGHLTHGYKISFSGIFYNSVSYDVDDNGVLDYEAIKQLAIKEKPAVIICGYSAYPRIIDFAKFREIADACGAKLMADIAHISGLIIAGVHPSPVGYADIITSTTHKTLRGARGAIIMTNDEEIAKKVDRWVFPGYQGGPLFHAIAGKAVAFGEALKPEFKQYGKNIVKNAKQFSEWFLANNIEIVSGKTENHLFTINVHKSYGTTGKEAENLLEKFNITVNKNTIPNDTLSPMVSSGIRIGVAAMTSRNFTKWNELAQIIHTILSNGNSILKNSELKKQIKQQVKLLTKEFPLVDEY
- a CDS encoding phenylalanine--tRNA ligase subunit beta, producing MIITLKELNKFMPNIKLDLSIEKVINNLGYEVESITPLSDVKGVKFAKVINVYPNPNSKNLTVVELELANDEKITIQTNAKNAKVGAYTTAFVVGSQKGEIVFGAKKMAGIESQGMLCNFSELGYDISKLPFNQEDLMMLNQKLPLDKDPVEYFDLDDYIIDITTPANRPDANSYYVLAQEIAAYLNTKFDWFNWKNKSIKPKFKSTISVSRKNCNSLSFLDVHAKNKKSSLKDMLFLAKHGVEAKNIWAIDVTNLALIYTGAPTHAYDKDKIGSKLGCEIFTGEVCLLGDKTQQVNNVLAITNKKGAISLASVMGLENTKVDEKTENVTFEIGSFDSKIVRHGAKEIKFDTASSIQAGRGVNSQMVRFGMQYLQYKAHLDKVQFSNIVGMPSEKIGNSVLQNRHKLALYANCDIRELSRFDEVEQKLKTIGFRMDKNRLIAPNYRKDINNYEDIIEEYFRFYGYTNFEPIAPTLLPFKVDRRDISKNLLQSMGYNEIRTFTLESEQTNFLNPFNFPNTIKLQTFVSKEREQIRNSIISSMIQAADYNLKRKIDKFSFFEFGMINNNKYTIGLISNIKDFFEIKQDIINYLKNNEIEFIPFKDNEYIHPNTSAKIMLGGQMIGWIGQIHPKYSQHNLWVAEFMDIKNQIDITFESYNQSPLKTIDITFELDIKANISSKIDEIKNNFNIFSIYQIDSYSIENVKKITIRICADSTTIEKINEQYN
- a CDS encoding uracil-DNA glycosylase, which translates into the protein MICEHLNSFTKKNKFYDFLENESKQDYFKLILEKVNNSSKNNVIWPKKSDWFRALTFFEPNETRLIIIGQDPYHNPNQADGLAFSTRLKKCPKSLANIIKEVKKDYPNSIFETYSLDFWAKQGVLLINTVLTVEEFKANSHNDIGWQQFVFKLIEFIANINQNVIFGLWGKQSYQFIKPLIESGKISENQIIYTSHPSPLSYTRTNQSFKDSNFFRKVNSKLTKSIDFSMRKEK